In Pleurocapsa sp. PCC 7319, the following are encoded in one genomic region:
- a CDS encoding helix-turn-helix domain-containing protein, protein MAKTTDAMKIIDNMIGDDAQMREMLAEASLNAEVGQLIYDARQKAGLTQQQLAELVGTTETLIDDLEEADYEGNSLVMLHKIAIALNQKLTLNLVPLEDNPTKEPISC, encoded by the coding sequence ATGGCAAAGACAACTGACGCGATGAAAATTATAGACAATATGATTGGAGATGATGCTCAAATGCGGGAAATGCTGGCAGAAGCATCACTCAATGCCGAAGTAGGACAACTTATATATGATGCTCGTCAAAAAGCAGGTTTAACTCAACAACAACTTGCCGAACTTGTTGGAACGACAGAAACTTTAATTGACGATTTAGAAGAAGCTGATTACGAGGGAAATTCGTTGGTAATGCTGCACAAAATTGCGATCGCTCTAAATCAAAAACTGACACTCAATCTCGTTCCTCTTGAAGATAATCCCACTAAAGAGCCAATATCTTGTTGA
- a CDS encoding four helix bundle protein, with amino-acid sequence MQDFTKLQVWQKAHQFTLGIYKITKDFPADEKFGLVSQLRRASCSIGSNLAEGCGRTTNKELARFIAIAQGSAFEVRYQLILARDLNYISLERFKFFDQKITEISRMLNSLTQKPTTNN; translated from the coding sequence GTGCAAGATTTTACGAAATTACAAGTCTGGCAGAAAGCTCATCAGTTCACATTAGGAATTTATAAAATTACTAAAGACTTTCCAGCCGATGAGAAGTTTGGTCTAGTCAGTCAGTTGAGAAGAGCATCTTGTTCTATTGGTTCTAATCTTGCCGAAGGATGTGGAAGAACTACAAATAAAGAACTAGCAAGGTTTATTGCCATAGCACAAGGTAGTGCCTTCGAGGTAAGATATCAGTTAATTCTTGCCAGGGATTTAAATTACATTTCGTTAGAAAGATTCAAGTTTTTTGACCAAAAAATCACCGAAATTAGTCGAATGCTGAACAGCCTAACTCAAAAACCAACAACTAACAACTAA
- a CDS encoding nucleotidyltransferase family protein: MEIKELLQEKRAEILKIAAQYGASNVRIFGSVARGEVTADSDIDFLMDIQAGRSLLNRIALIQDLEDLLDRKVDVAKPEILHECIREQVLKEAIPL; encoded by the coding sequence ATGGAAATAAAAGAATTACTTCAAGAAAAACGAGCAGAAATCCTCAAAATTGCTGCTCAATATGGAGCTTCTAATGTACGGATTTTTGGTTCTGTAGCTAGGGGAGAAGTCACCGCAGATAGTGATATAGATTTCTTGATGGACATTCAAGCTGGACGCAGTTTGTTAAATCGTATCGCTTTAATTCAAGATTTAGAAGATTTACTCGATCGCAAAGTGGATGTTGCCAAACCAGAAATCCTACATGAATGTATTCGCGAACAGGTATTAAAAGAAGCTATCCCTTTATGA
- a CDS encoding type II toxin-antitoxin system RelE/ParE family toxin, translating into MPETQIFFYQEEDGTVPVVEWLNELKKKNPKGFINCLARIQQLQASGHELRRPASDYLRGSIRELRAKHRNVQYRILYFFQGQNIAILAHAIIKKGSAVPNTDIEKAITRKNIFEQNPTAHTYQGEI; encoded by the coding sequence TTGCCAGAAACACAAATATTTTTTTACCAAGAGGAAGATGGAACTGTTCCAGTAGTGGAATGGTTAAATGAGCTTAAGAAAAAGAATCCCAAAGGCTTTATCAACTGTTTAGCCAGAATTCAACAATTACAAGCATCAGGTCACGAACTTCGCCGCCCCGCATCGGACTATCTACGAGGTAGTATTAGAGAATTAAGAGCAAAACACCGAAATGTACAATATAGAATCCTTTACTTTTTTCAAGGACAAAACATAGCAATTCTTGCCCACGCCATAATTAAAAAGGGAAGTGCCGTTCCCAATACCGATATAGAAAAAGCGATAACCAGAAAAAATATATTCGAGCAAAACCCAACCGCTCATACTTATCAAGGAGAAATTTAA
- a CDS encoding type II toxin-antitoxin system HigA family antitoxin encodes MRLINNEAELLATQERIDAILDKQNITQDDKDYLKVLGTLVYEYEQKHEPMPVVEGIELIQALMTEENLQPCDLISIFGDESTITKVLEKKQKITAKQVKKLSEFFHISPIMFLSSE; translated from the coding sequence ATGAGACTAATAAATAATGAAGCCGAACTGCTGGCAACTCAAGAACGAATTGATGCAATTTTAGATAAACAAAATATTACTCAAGATGATAAAGACTACCTTAAAGTATTAGGGACTCTCGTCTATGAATACGAGCAAAAACACGAACCAATGCCAGTAGTAGAAGGAATCGAACTTATTCAGGCTTTAATGACTGAAGAAAATTTGCAACCCTGTGACCTTATTTCTATTTTTGGTGATGAATCTACAATTACTAAAGTTTTAGAAAAGAAGCAGAAAATTACTGCCAAACAAGTTAAAAAACTTAGTGAGTTTTTTCATATTTCTCCAATCATGTTTTTGTCTTCAGAATAA
- a CDS encoding UvrD-helicase domain-containing protein, with protein sequence MTFEIIHKPTFTNQLLLIPKERVVQILEKIEVLRNEPKPHGNLKKKLHGYKGNVYRLRSGDYRIIYTYGDGWVTLLGVDARKDVYKGSKLVAETPEIDISNLPDLETILSPEIAPQPPIIQEKDQKTLLPVTIDEELLQSLRIPQECFVPLITCRTLDDLITVDVPEEIRNRLFDCITTPNFDRVLAQPSLVTGSTDDLLRFKQGNLLGFLLKLNPEQEKYVNWAIDAQGPTLLKGSPGTGKSTVALYRVKAIIEALKAAGIEKPKILFTTYTNALVAFSEQLLTSLLGDDIKYVEVKTADAIAFSLVRHESPKLLTTKQARKLLKQALSKAITSLPGNKLQRYAQQQILDRLNPDYLLEEINSIIEAREITTLEAYQATPRNGRKIPLNKTQRQAIWHLRSQFYQLLKQNNLVTWQQLRTHALQLLRQSPNPPLYDAVIIDEAQDLDPNGLRILIQLCRAPNRLFITADANQSIYGSSFRWRDIHSDLKFVGRTGILRINHRTTQEIDLAAHSYLNESVIDCEIGDREYINNGALPAVRAVNHAEDEAILLTRFCQHRDWICSLTESIPHGQTATREYRLGIGSCAILVPTAESGTKLAQQLNYQGLEAHYTDSRELDLHKQGVKILTLKAAKGLEFPIVAIAGFLTSSFPTIARGTPQDVKTEIYNRERRTLFVAMTRAMRALLIVVPAQKPGILLQNFDPQWWNLGVVSS encoded by the coding sequence ATGACCTTTGAAATTATTCATAAACCCACTTTTACCAATCAATTACTTCTCATTCCCAAAGAGCGAGTAGTTCAGATACTTGAAAAAATTGAAGTTCTCCGCAACGAGCCTAAACCTCATGGCAATCTCAAGAAAAAACTCCATGGCTACAAAGGTAACGTCTATCGCCTGCGTTCTGGTGATTATCGCATCATCTACACCTATGGAGATGGTTGGGTAACACTCCTGGGAGTTGATGCCCGTAAAGATGTCTATAAAGGAAGCAAATTAGTCGCGGAAACTCCCGAAATAGATATTAGTAACCTGCCCGATCTAGAAACAATTTTAAGTCCCGAAATTGCGCCTCAACCTCCAATTATTCAAGAAAAAGACCAGAAAACTTTATTACCAGTCACAATAGACGAAGAGCTACTTCAAAGTTTGCGAATCCCTCAAGAATGTTTTGTTCCCCTCATCACCTGTCGCACTTTAGACGATTTAATTACAGTAGATGTACCCGAAGAAATCAGAAATCGTCTTTTTGATTGCATTACCACACCTAACTTCGATCGCGTTCTGGCTCAACCTTCTTTGGTTACTGGCAGTACTGACGATCTACTTCGTTTCAAACAAGGCAATTTACTCGGTTTTCTGCTCAAACTCAATCCCGAACAAGAAAAATACGTAAATTGGGCGATCGATGCTCAAGGTCCTACTCTGCTTAAAGGTAGTCCAGGAACGGGAAAAAGTACCGTTGCCCTCTATCGCGTTAAGGCAATTATAGAAGCCCTCAAAGCTGCTGGCATTGAGAAACCCAAAATCTTATTTACTACTTACACTAACGCTCTAGTGGCGTTTTCCGAGCAACTGCTAACCAGTTTACTGGGAGATGATATTAAGTACGTTGAGGTAAAAACAGCAGACGCGATCGCTTTTTCTTTGGTTCGCCATGAAAGCCCTAAACTGCTTACTACGAAACAAGCTCGTAAATTACTCAAACAAGCATTATCAAAGGCGATTACCTCTTTACCTGGTAACAAACTACAAAGATATGCTCAACAACAAATTCTCGACCGTCTCAACCCAGATTATCTCCTCGAAGAAATCAACAGCATTATTGAAGCCAGAGAAATTACTACTCTTGAAGCTTATCAAGCTACGCCGAGAAATGGGCGCAAAATTCCTCTGAATAAAACTCAACGTCAAGCTATCTGGCATCTACGGTCACAATTCTATCAACTCCTCAAGCAAAATAATCTGGTAACGTGGCAGCAACTCCGTACCCACGCCTTACAACTACTACGTCAAAGCCCAAATCCACCTTTATACGATGCAGTTATTATCGACGAAGCCCAAGACCTCGATCCTAATGGTCTGCGTATCTTGATTCAACTTTGTCGCGCCCCAAACCGCCTATTTATTACCGCAGATGCTAATCAATCTATTTATGGCAGTAGTTTCCGTTGGCGCGATATTCATAGTGACCTCAAATTTGTCGGACGTACGGGCATTCTTCGCATTAATCACCGTACCACTCAAGAAATCGATTTAGCTGCCCATTCTTACCTTAATGAAAGCGTAATCGACTGCGAGATTGGCGATCGTGAATACATTAACAATGGTGCATTACCTGCGGTACGTGCCGTTAATCATGCTGAAGACGAAGCTATTTTACTAACCCGTTTCTGTCAACACCGTGATTGGATATGCTCTCTAACCGAGAGCATCCCTCACGGTCAAACTGCTACTCGCGAATACCGCCTTGGTATTGGCTCTTGTGCCATTCTCGTACCGACAGCCGAATCGGGAACAAAACTAGCCCAACAACTAAATTATCAAGGATTAGAAGCTCATTACACTGACAGCCGAGAATTAGATTTGCATAAGCAGGGAGTAAAAATTCTGACCTTAAAAGCAGCCAAAGGATTGGAATTTCCCATAGTCGCGATCGCGGGATTTCTTACTTCTTCTTTCCCCACTATTGCCAGAGGTACACCCCAGGATGTTAAAACTGAAATCTACAATCGAGAACGTCGCACCTTATTTGTTGCCATGACAAGAGCCATGCGTGCCTTACTAATAGTAGTGCCAGCCCAAAAACCTGGAATCTTACTGCAAAATTTTGACCCTCAATGGTGGAATTTGGGAGTAGTTAGTAGTTAG
- a CDS encoding IS110 family transposase: protein MSEQQWVGIDVCQQYLDVYVRPLGNLFQVTNNEVGISKLVQTLKNIEPKLIVLEATGGMEIDAVIKLTEAKLSVAVINPRQARDFAKATGTLAKTDAIDAQLLAHFADAIRPQVRPISDESSRQLEDLVTRRRQISDMITAEKNRRRGKTNSIQADIDEHIEWLEKRLKEIESQIKSAIAINEDWQQKMKLLTSVPGVGEVVAVTLISSLPELGTISHKSISYLVGVAPLNRDSGKFRGKRKIWGGRATIRCVLYMATLVAVRFNPAIKAFYERLLKKGKLKKVALTACMHKLLILLNAMMRNNQTWRQEVSP from the coding sequence ATGAGTGAACAACAGTGGGTAGGAATAGATGTCTGTCAACAATATCTTGATGTCTACGTACGTCCATTAGGAAACCTATTTCAAGTAACAAATAATGAGGTAGGAATTAGTAAGCTAGTTCAAACTTTAAAAAACATCGAACCAAAATTAATTGTTTTGGAAGCAACGGGAGGTATGGAAATTGATGCCGTAATCAAGTTAACTGAGGCAAAACTTTCTGTAGCAGTAATCAATCCTCGTCAAGCCAGAGATTTTGCCAAAGCGACGGGAACACTAGCCAAAACCGATGCTATTGATGCTCAATTGTTGGCGCATTTTGCCGATGCGATACGTCCTCAAGTGAGACCAATAAGTGATGAATCTTCGCGCCAACTAGAAGATCTAGTAACTCGTCGCCGTCAAATTAGTGACATGATTACCGCCGAAAAAAATCGTCGTCGAGGTAAAACTAATTCAATTCAAGCCGATATTGACGAACACATTGAATGGCTCGAAAAGCGACTCAAAGAAATTGAATCCCAAATCAAATCAGCAATTGCGATTAATGAAGACTGGCAGCAAAAGATGAAATTGTTGACTAGTGTGCCTGGAGTCGGTGAAGTAGTAGCTGTGACTTTGATCTCATCTTTACCAGAATTAGGTACAATCTCGCATAAATCAATTTCCTACTTAGTTGGTGTAGCACCCCTAAACAGAGACAGTGGAAAGTTTCGAGGCAAGAGAAAAATTTGGGGTGGACGAGCTACAATTCGTTGTGTCTTGTATATGGCGACTCTAGTGGCTGTTCGTTTTAATCCTGCTATCAAAGCTTTCTATGAGCGTTTGCTCAAAAAAGGGAAACTCAAAAAAGTTGCTTTGACTGCTTGTATGCACAAGCTTTTAATTTTGCTCAATGCCATGATGAGAAATAATCAAACCTGGCGACAAGAAGTTAGTCCGTAA
- a CDS encoding Eco57I restriction-modification methylase domain-containing protein codes for MSVPRHHAEWLSLVEAQGAFLSIEELLKVFPQGLDAHEPEHFNLLKIAYDEWSYEKFNPEIHRAWIDWVLENTLEFPEELLQQRQQIAPSLTVKVAQHGESLTPDVVLVEPDTGKPQLLVKIVPFDQGLEKSYKKSRWTASPATRMLELLRGTNINLGLVTNGEQWMLVYAPQGQSSSFISWYSNLWGEEKVTLRAFRSLLGVRRFFAVEAEETLTALFQNSKDSQKEVTDQLGKQVLKAVEVLVQKIDKLDQDRGLLRDVSEETLYESALVVMMRLVFLFCAEEKGLLLAGNSLYDKSYAVSTIREELRTQADSYGEEILERRYDAWCRLLALFRGVHGGIDHHLIQLPAYGGNLFDPKRFPFLEGDDRPLQVDNRTVLHLLEALQILQDKLPGGKSEPRRLSFKGLDVEQIGHIYEGLLDHTAVRSHKAVLGIAGTKNKEPELDLTELEAKYSEGIDSLVKYLYKETKRSKSALKNSVEKEETLDPLTRNKLLIACQNNKELVERVLPFYYLLREDTFGYPLVIPQGSVYVTQGSDRRDTGTHYTSKNVTEEIVRYTLEPLVYEGVAEGKPAEEWQLKPAEELLALNICDFCMGSAAFLVQACRYLGEKLVQAWVMAEANNPGKVVIAPEGKLSRSRPEECMIPVDGEERLIYAKRTVAERCLYGVDKNHLAVEMAKLSLWLETMQKDKPFTFLDHCLKTGDSLVGVNIEQLKSWNLDTTEGTNLNIGVDILWNEVQSAIAKRLQIQSRPVNSPLEQKEKTNLLTEANARIHDLKVRADLLMEVYHSGLKKTEREALRERMLNVVNSGMSIPEGDLKKLPQNLATFHWELEFPEVFFPASERANGDSQIPDTVRGFSALVSNPPFMGSQKITGTLGEAYREYLVDYLAHETRGQADLCSYFFLRANKLVQSNGYLGLVATNTIAQGDTREVGLDQIVSPPVLAGQSTESASTIYRAVPSRTWEGSASLEVAYVWLKKGQWQSEYYLDDKTVTGITPYLTIPGKAVGKPNKLAANQSKSFIGSYVLGMGFVLTPEEAKALIEKDPRNKDVLFPYLNGQDLNSNPDQSPSRWVINFKDWALDEEHEDPKKPKGRPYAADYPDLLKIVEEKVKPERDKNKNKQRREIWWRFTRPTMELYEAIAGRDRVLVRSRVADIHSIAFVPANIVLNERLTVFAFSKYKDLVLLQSNIHEIWARKYSSTLRKDMMYAPTDCFETFPFPESTSNLETIGETYYNHRQAIMQTRQEGLTKTYNRFHDPAETSEDIIKLRQLHVEMDYAVAQAYGWDDLIPPALDPPALSRTPLIKGGMGGLNHDFQETKQGLRYTISELIRREILDRLLQLNFDRYAEEVAQGLHDKKKGKSKKKKKASNSKINQKSLF; via the coding sequence ATGTCTGTCCCTCGTCATCACGCTGAGTGGCTTTCTTTAGTAGAAGCCCAGGGTGCTTTTTTGAGCATCGAAGAGTTGTTAAAAGTTTTTCCTCAAGGGTTGGATGCCCATGAACCAGAACATTTTAATTTGCTCAAGATTGCTTATGATGAGTGGTCATATGAAAAATTTAATCCAGAGATTCATCGCGCTTGGATTGATTGGGTATTAGAGAATACTTTAGAATTTCCCGAAGAATTACTTCAGCAACGGCAACAGATTGCTCCTAGTCTGACGGTTAAAGTGGCGCAGCATGGCGAAAGTTTAACTCCCGATGTGGTTTTGGTCGAACCCGATACTGGGAAACCTCAATTACTGGTGAAAATTGTGCCTTTTGACCAGGGTTTAGAAAAGTCTTATAAGAAATCTCGTTGGACGGCTTCCCCTGCCACACGGATGCTGGAACTGTTGCGGGGGACAAATATTAACTTGGGTTTGGTGACAAATGGGGAACAATGGATGTTGGTTTATGCCCCCCAAGGACAAAGTAGTAGTTTTATTTCTTGGTATAGCAATCTCTGGGGAGAAGAAAAAGTTACTCTCAGGGCATTTCGTTCTTTATTGGGGGTAAGGCGGTTTTTTGCGGTAGAAGCAGAAGAGACTCTCACGGCGTTATTTCAAAACAGTAAGGATTCTCAAAAAGAGGTAACAGACCAGTTAGGGAAACAGGTTCTGAAAGCGGTTGAGGTTTTAGTCCAGAAGATCGATAAGTTAGACCAAGACAGGGGTTTGCTGAGAGATGTTTCGGAAGAGACTTTATATGAATCTGCATTGGTAGTGATGATGCGGTTGGTGTTTCTCTTTTGTGCGGAGGAAAAGGGTTTATTGCTTGCTGGTAATAGTCTTTACGATAAATCCTATGCAGTTTCTACTATTCGGGAAGAGTTGAGAACTCAAGCAGACAGTTATGGAGAAGAGATTTTAGAGCGTCGTTATGATGCTTGGTGTCGTTTGCTGGCTTTATTTCGCGGGGTACATGGTGGTATCGACCATCATTTAATCCAATTACCTGCCTATGGTGGGAATTTATTTGACCCGAAACGCTTTCCCTTTTTAGAAGGAGACGATCGACCTTTGCAGGTAGATAATCGTACGGTTTTACATCTACTCGAAGCCTTACAGATTTTACAGGACAAGTTACCAGGGGGAAAAAGCGAACCCCGTCGGCTTTCTTTTAAGGGTTTGGATGTGGAACAGATCGGGCATATTTACGAAGGTTTGTTAGATCATACTGCGGTTCGATCGCATAAAGCAGTATTAGGTATAGCAGGAACTAAAAATAAAGAGCCAGAGCTAGATTTAACGGAATTGGAGGCGAAATATAGCGAGGGAATAGATAGTTTAGTCAAGTATCTCTATAAAGAAACTAAAAGGTCTAAATCTGCTTTAAAAAATAGTGTAGAAAAAGAAGAGACACTAGATCCTCTCACTCGAAATAAACTATTAATTGCTTGCCAAAATAATAAGGAATTAGTAGAGCGAGTATTACCTTTTTATTATTTGTTGCGGGAGGATACTTTTGGTTATCCTTTGGTGATTCCTCAAGGCAGTGTTTATGTTACTCAAGGATCGGATCGACGAGATACAGGAACGCACTACACCAGTAAGAATGTCACTGAAGAAATCGTTCGCTATACCCTCGAACCATTAGTTTATGAAGGAGTAGCAGAGGGCAAACCAGCAGAAGAATGGCAATTAAAACCCGCAGAAGAATTGCTGGCACTGAATATCTGTGATTTTTGTATGGGGTCGGCAGCTTTCTTAGTTCAAGCTTGTAGGTATTTAGGAGAGAAACTGGTTCAAGCGTGGGTAATGGCAGAAGCAAATAACCCTGGAAAGGTAGTAATTGCGCCAGAAGGCAAATTATCCCGATCGCGTCCCGAAGAATGTATGATTCCTGTGGATGGGGAGGAAAGGTTAATCTATGCCAAACGCACGGTAGCTGAGAGATGTTTGTATGGTGTAGATAAAAATCACCTGGCGGTAGAGATGGCAAAGTTATCGCTGTGGTTGGAGACGATGCAAAAAGATAAGCCCTTTACCTTTTTAGATCATTGTTTGAAAACTGGTGATTCTTTAGTTGGGGTAAATATAGAGCAGTTAAAAAGCTGGAATCTAGATACGACAGAAGGAACTAATCTTAATATCGGGGTAGATATTCTCTGGAATGAAGTTCAATCTGCGATCGCAAAACGACTACAAATCCAGTCTCGCCCTGTAAATTCGCCTTTGGAACAGAAAGAAAAAACCAATCTGCTAACTGAGGCTAATGCACGGATTCATGATCTCAAAGTGCGGGCAGATTTATTAATGGAAGTTTATCATTCTGGGCTGAAGAAAACTGAGAGAGAAGCTTTGCGGGAAAGAATGTTAAACGTTGTTAATAGTGGCATGAGTATTCCCGAAGGAGATTTAAAGAAATTACCGCAGAATTTAGCTACTTTTCACTGGGAATTAGAATTTCCTGAAGTTTTCTTTCCTGCGTCCGAGAGGGCGAACGGCGATTCGCAGATACCTGATACGGTTCGGGGTTTTTCGGCTTTGGTGTCAAATCCGCCGTTTATGGGTAGCCAAAAGATTACAGGAACATTGGGCGAAGCTTATAGAGAATATTTAGTTGATTATTTAGCTCATGAAACCAGAGGACAAGCGGATTTATGTTCTTACTTCTTTTTGAGAGCGAATAAATTAGTTCAATCAAATGGATATTTAGGTTTAGTCGCTACTAATACCATTGCTCAAGGAGATACTAGAGAAGTAGGATTAGACCAAATTGTTAGCCCTCCTGTTCTTGCGGGTCAATCAACAGAATCAGCGTCAACTATTTATCGTGCTGTTCCCAGTCGAACATGGGAAGGTTCGGCAAGTTTAGAAGTAGCTTATGTCTGGCTGAAAAAAGGACAATGGCAAAGTGAATATTACCTCGACGATAAAACCGTCACTGGGATTACTCCTTATTTAACTATTCCAGGTAAAGCAGTTGGCAAACCTAACAAGTTAGCAGCTAATCAAAGTAAATCTTTTATTGGTTCTTACGTTTTAGGAATGGGGTTTGTTTTGACTCCCGAAGAAGCCAAAGCACTGATTGAAAAAGACCCTCGGAATAAAGATGTATTGTTTCCCTATCTCAACGGACAAGACCTTAATTCTAATCCCGATCAGTCTCCTAGCCGTTGGGTAATCAATTTCAAAGATTGGGCTTTGGATGAGGAACATGAAGACCCTAAAAAGCCTAAAGGTAGACCCTATGCTGCTGACTATCCCGATCTTTTAAAAATTGTTGAGGAGAAAGTTAAGCCTGAGAGAGATAAAAATAAAAACAAACAACGTCGTGAAATTTGGTGGCGTTTTACTAGACCAACAATGGAACTTTATGAAGCGATCGCAGGACGCGATCGGGTTTTAGTTCGCAGTCGTGTAGCTGATATACATAGCATTGCTTTTGTTCCTGCCAATATTGTTTTGAACGAAAGGCTGACAGTTTTTGCTTTTAGCAAATATAAAGATTTAGTTTTGCTTCAATCTAATATTCATGAGATTTGGGCTAGAAAATACAGTAGCACTTTGAGGAAAGATATGATGTACGCTCCCACGGACTGCTTTGAAACTTTCCCTTTCCCCGAATCAACCAGCAACCTAGAAACCATTGGCGAAACCTACTACAATCACCGCCAAGCCATCATGCAAACTCGCCAGGAAGGACTTACCAAAACCTATAACCGTTTCCACGATCCCGCAGAAACCAGCGAAGATATTATCAAACTCCGTCAACTCCATGTAGAAATGGATTACGCTGTGGCACAAGCCTACGGTTGGGACGATTTGATCCCCCCTGCCCTCGATCCCCCCGCGCTGTCGCGCACCCCCCTTATTAAGGGGGGCATGGGGGGATTAAACCACGACTTCCAAGAAACCAAACAGGGATTGCGGTACACCATTAGCGAACTCATCCGCCGAGAAATCCTCGATCGCCTGCTGCAATTGAACTTTGACCGCTATGCAGAGGAAGTAGCCCAAGGTTTACACGATAAGAAGAAAGGGAAGTCTAAGAAGAAGAAAAAAGCAAGTAACAGCAAAATTAATCAGAAAAGTTTGTTTTGA